The sequence below is a genomic window from Rhinopithecus roxellana isolate Shanxi Qingling chromosome 7, ASM756505v1, whole genome shotgun sequence.
aatttaaaaataacaactagTGTCTCAATAGGAATATTTTAGCACCTGATCAAATTATTCTGAAGTTCATCTGAAAGACAAACGTGTCAGAatagacagaaaaggagaaagcaatGAGGGAAGGCAAGCATTATTTcacatttcaaatataattaaGCTACAGCAATTAAAATAGTATAGTAGTGGCACAGGTATAAACAACTCagtggaagaaaattaaaagaagagaGTTACATACAAAATTGAGTGGGGATGTAGGTGATGATAAAAGAGACAATTCAAAACAGTGGGTGAAACAGGGATTCAACAAATAGCGTAGAGTCCCTACCACTTAATTTTGTTCAGATgtatcaatgatttttttttttttttttttttgagacagagtctcactctgttgcccaggctggagtgcagtggcatgatctcggctcactgcaacttccgcctcctgggttcgagcaattctccagcctcagcctcccgagtagctgggactacaggcgcgtgccaacacgcctggctaattttttgaatttttagtagagatggggtttcatcaagttagccaggatggtctcgacctcctgacctcgtgatctgcccaccttggcctcctaaagtgctggtattacaggcgtgagccaccacgcctggccgggattAATGATTTTGAATGTACAATCATGGAACAAAAACTATGAATGTCTTATCGTACTGGAGTGGGTAAGATCATTGCAAGCATGACAGCAAACTCGTGAAGGCGcaagaaaattatttatgaaagCAGATATAAAATGggtattaacatatttaatatttatttatatgatggTGAATTTATCTGAAACACATTGTTCCCTTAGAGTAACCTGCAGCTCATATTCTCCAACGCCATTGGAAGTGAAAGAAAGGCTgggcaggagaaaaagaaaagtgttttgtAAGTTCATTTTCGTTGTCAGGATAGCTTGTGGTTTAGGTTCTCCACAGAGGCAAGAAAACTTTCGTCACATAGCAAATGCCCCACCGAGTGCACATGCTGCACAGACCCGTTGCTGTGCATGTTGTTGCGCATGCGCTTTCCTGCCCACCTTCTGCCCATCTTCTGTCCACGCAGAGCTCTGCAGGGAGAGGTTGTGGCTTCATTCTTTCCGccatctttattctttctcactGACCGAGACTCAGCCGGTAGGTCCTCAGAGCGGTCTTCCTGGGAATTAGTTGTGAGTGAATGTGTGGAGGAGCCAGCGTTAGGACGGGTCCCATGGCAGGGTCCGTGGCTTCGAGGGAAAAGGGCCTCGTGGTCCGGCTTCTCCCAGGTCACGATGCAGGTGCCATTGGCCGGTAATCGTGGCTGGGCTGGAACGAAGGAGGAAGGTGGGCCGTGGAGGGGGTAGATCACGTGAAGATGGGGCGAATGCTGGGGGTGCTGTTAGAGGTGTCTGAGTCCCGAAAACGCCTGAAACTCTCTGAGGGAGGACAGTTTCTGGACTGGGAACGCTGTAGGGTGGTGACTGCGGCCCCGAGGTCTGTAGAGTGCCTGGCAAAGATGTCCCGTGAGGAACATAACCTTCACTCTGTGTCACAACTTCTCACCTCCGCCATGTACCTCATGGGAAGGAATGGGCGAGGCTGTGCGTTCCAACAAAACTTCATTTTTCgcggggtggggaggaggtggtggtggccCTAGTATATCAGTGGGACGAAAGCAGCAGTCACTTCAGTTTCAATTCTCTGCCCGTTATTTCCCTAAATGTCTACATGATGGAGAGTCTAATTGTGAAGGCAACATTCAGAAAAGTCCTCTGTGTTTTGCTATGGCGTTAAGGTGATTTCTATGCCTCTTCGGCTATGACACAAACAAATCTGTCCTTAGTTTGATTGGAAAGCATGAGTACTTATTGCTCTGTGACTtattttgacaatattttttaaattaaaaaaatacaaatcaccaTTTTGCCATGGAATGTTCATATATATAGCTAAGTTCTTACAcagtttttccaaataaatattttattttcagtgggAAATATGAGTGAGCATGTAAGAACAAGATCTCAATCCTCAGAAAGAGGAAATGATCGGGAGTCTTCACAGCCAGTTGGATCTGTGATTGTGAGTCCTTTAACATTTGATGTTTTCTATtaacacaatttattttaaaaaatatttttgagcgAGTGTACCTGCACTGACACAGGTGTTCCATGTTAATAAAAAATGATGATGGCATCTCATGAAGGCAACTTTGGTTCAGGAATATTATATTCTGGTGTTGCCTGTGTGGATATGGAcattttactctctctctctctatatatatatctattggAAAATGTCTTTAGATTTATTATTTGATGCACATATGCATTTGTGTGTTTATATTGTTGACTTTTTATTCGCACACACACTTACACCTTTAGGTCCAGCAGCCCACTGAGGAAAAACGTCAAGAAGAGGAAGCACCAACTGAAAATCAGGGTATTGCATCTAGTGGGGAGATGGAAAATGAAGGAGCACCTGCTGTTCAAGGTGAAGGGAGAGTGGAGAATAATGCTTGTGGGTGGTGGAGGTATATTTATGCATTATATTTTATGACATACCAGTAACAGGAGGCCAGAAAACATTAGGAAGGAATCTTAAACatttcctgctgctgctgtgggGAGGGGTGAGACAAGGACACATAAAAGCCACAAAACTTTCCTACCATTTTGATGGAGGCTTTTTATTGATTGGGTATTTGCATAGTTGCTGTAAACCTTTGAGTGTTTTCCAGAGCTCCTGTATGGTTTGTTCAGccagtttctgttttttgttttgttttgttttatgtttctgtggAAAAATGGCAGCTTGCAGCTTCCTAGTCTGCCATCTGCTGACatctcatgtattttttt
It includes:
- the LOC104681086 gene encoding putative G antigen family E member 3 encodes the protein MQVPLAGNRGWAGTKEEVGNMSEHVRTRSQSSERGNDRESSQPVGSVIVQQPTEEKRQEEEAPTENQGIASSGEMENEGAPAVQGPDLEAFQQEFALLKIEDEPGGGSDIREGTLPTIDPTKVLETGERQL